Proteins encoded together in one Paenibacillus sp. window:
- a CDS encoding ribonuclease H-like domain-containing protein — protein MSGGLRERLGRLTRSAGGGEKERPAAPAPQQEPEAEEWARLGFELRPGPEGACLVRDAVYGAAHRHGDFAVADLGELGGALSRLDPAGRVVEPEGLLFLDTETTGLGQGAGNVPFLIGAGWWTPGGFTVRQYLIRHPGEEAAMLGMLSELLPRFTHLVTYNGRTFDWPLVKNRYVLHRMPQPKDPAHFDFLYPSRSLWRTTMPSVRLGAVEEAKLGVFRVDDVPGSMAPALYFQYLAERDVSVLEGVVRHNETDIVTLLALAIHFGRLLDARVELDALPAAELIRLALWYERLGFEAEAVSAVDALARRPAIDASDAWEEAAQFYKRRKRWDDAVRLWRAIAEEHAGRFAARLEPYIELAVAYEHRIKDVNAALQWTDEALRLAEQRLSLARAGGDARLRELLRELRKRKERLARKSGATSL, from the coding sequence ATGAGCGGCGGGCTGCGGGAGCGGCTCGGCCGGCTGACGCGCAGCGCGGGCGGCGGCGAGAAGGAGCGGCCCGCGGCCCCGGCGCCGCAACAGGAGCCTGAAGCGGAGGAATGGGCGCGCCTCGGCTTCGAGCTGCGCCCGGGGCCGGAGGGCGCCTGTCTCGTCCGCGACGCCGTATACGGCGCAGCGCATCGGCACGGCGACTTCGCGGTCGCCGACCTCGGCGAGCTCGGCGGCGCTTTGTCGCGGCTCGACCCTGCCGGCCGCGTCGTCGAGCCGGAAGGACTGTTGTTCCTCGATACGGAGACGACGGGGCTCGGCCAAGGAGCCGGCAACGTGCCGTTCCTGATCGGCGCCGGCTGGTGGACGCCGGGCGGGTTTACGGTGCGGCAATATTTGATTCGCCATCCCGGCGAGGAGGCGGCGATGCTCGGCATGCTTTCCGAGCTGCTGCCGCGGTTCACGCATCTCGTGACGTACAACGGCCGCACGTTCGACTGGCCCCTCGTCAAAAACCGGTACGTCCTGCACCGGATGCCGCAGCCGAAAGATCCGGCGCATTTCGACTTCTTGTACCCGTCGCGCAGCTTGTGGCGGACGACGATGCCGTCCGTCCGCCTCGGCGCGGTCGAGGAGGCGAAGCTAGGCGTCTTTCGCGTGGACGACGTCCCGGGATCGATGGCGCCGGCGCTCTATTTCCAATATCTCGCAGAGCGCGACGTGTCGGTGCTGGAAGGCGTCGTGCGCCATAACGAGACGGATATCGTCACGCTGCTCGCGCTCGCGATCCATTTCGGCCGGCTGCTGGACGCTCGCGTGGAGCTCGATGCGCTGCCTGCGGCCGAGCTTATTCGGCTCGCGCTGTGGTACGAGCGGCTCGGTTTCGAGGCGGAGGCGGTGTCCGCCGTCGACGCGCTCGCGCGCCGGCCGGCGATCGATGCGAGCGACGCGTGGGAAGAGGCGGCGCAGTTTTACAAGCGGCGCAAGCGGTGGGACGACGCGGTGCGGCTGTGGCGCGCGATCGCGGAGGAGCACGCCGGCCGGTTCGCCGCCCGGCTCGAGCCGTACATCGAGCTCGCCGTCGCGTACGAGCACCGGATCAAGGACGTGAACGCGGCGCTGCAGTGGACGGACGAAGCGCTGCGGCTCGCGGAGCAGCGGCTGTCGCTCGCGCGCGCGGGCGGCGACGCGCGGCTGCGCGAGCTGCTTCGCGAGCTGCGCAAGCGCAAGGAGCGGCTCGCACGGAAAAGCGGCGCGACGTCATTGTAG
- the mutM gene encoding bifunctional DNA-formamidopyrimidine glycosylase/DNA-(apurinic or apyrimidinic site) lyase produces MPELPEMETYRSQLNERIAGRAVAAAEVGRERTVNVPVDQFIERVQGRTIERIDRRAKMLLFRLDNGDTLLLHLMLGGSMFYGTTEEAPDRTAQVTLSFGERKLFFHGLRLGYLHIYDEAELTEKLSKLGPDPLDAGFGAEEFAAALRRSRGALKTALTDQSVIAGIGNCYADEMCFAAAIKPLRRMADIAAAELRTLFTAMHSTFAEAIRYGGYMESPFFAGDALTGGYNDRCKVYDRGDEPCYRCGSLIVKTESSGRKVFYCDRCQR; encoded by the coding sequence GTGCCGGAGCTGCCGGAGATGGAGACGTATCGAAGCCAACTGAACGAACGCATCGCGGGGCGCGCCGTCGCCGCGGCGGAGGTCGGGCGCGAACGGACGGTGAACGTGCCCGTCGACCAATTTATCGAACGCGTGCAGGGCCGGACGATCGAGCGCATCGACCGACGCGCCAAGATGCTTCTGTTCCGCCTTGACAACGGCGATACGCTGCTGCTGCATTTGATGCTCGGCGGTTCGATGTTTTACGGAACGACGGAGGAGGCGCCGGACCGAACGGCGCAGGTGACGCTTTCGTTCGGAGAGCGGAAGCTGTTTTTCCACGGGCTGCGGCTCGGGTATTTACATATTTACGACGAGGCCGAGCTGACGGAGAAGCTGTCGAAGCTCGGCCCCGATCCGCTCGACGCCGGCTTCGGGGCGGAGGAGTTCGCGGCGGCGCTGCGGCGTTCGCGCGGGGCGCTGAAGACGGCGCTGACCGACCAAAGCGTCATCGCCGGCATCGGCAACTGCTACGCCGACGAAATGTGCTTCGCCGCCGCGATCAAGCCGCTGCGCCGGATGGCGGACATCGCCGCCGCGGAGCTGCGAACGCTGTTCACCGCGATGCATTCGACGTTCGCGGAAGCGATTCGCTACGGCGGTTATATGGAATCGCCGTTCTTCGCGGGGGATGCGCTGACGGGCGGCTACAACGATCGCTGCAAGGTGTACGATCGCGGGGACGAGCCGTGCTACCGATGCGGGAGCTTGATCGTCAAAACCGAAAGCAGCGGCCGCAAAGTGTTTTATTGCGACCGCTGTCAGCGTTAG
- a CDS encoding deoxyribonuclease IV — protein sequence MTKLRHVGCHISIKHGYSGAAQTAAAIGATAFQYFPKNPRGLAIKDFSAADAAACAALCRERGIRSIAHTTYATNLAAEGALREPTIRSLRNDLEIAEACGSVGVVVHFGKWKGGKDPLEGYKIIISALNETLDGWNGSALLLIENQAGEGTSIGATMEEHVSIRQLTAYPEKIGFCLDTCHLFASGVWNGDNWRELLENGRAIGYMEHLKALHLNDSVYPTGARRDRHANIGAGAIGAEPLAELLRSSEFAALPVVLETPVPVESSHQAEIEFVRTLA from the coding sequence ATGACGAAATTGAGGCATGTCGGCTGTCATATCAGCATCAAGCACGGCTATTCGGGCGCCGCGCAGACGGCGGCCGCGATCGGGGCGACGGCGTTTCAATATTTTCCGAAAAATCCGCGCGGTCTCGCCATTAAAGACTTCAGCGCCGCCGACGCGGCCGCCTGCGCCGCGTTGTGCCGGGAGCGGGGCATTCGCAGCATCGCGCATACGACGTACGCGACGAACCTTGCGGCCGAAGGCGCGCTGCGGGAGCCGACGATCCGCTCGCTCCGCAACGACCTCGAAATCGCGGAAGCGTGCGGCTCTGTCGGCGTCGTCGTCCATTTCGGCAAATGGAAGGGCGGCAAAGATCCGCTGGAAGGATATAAAATCATCATTTCCGCGCTGAACGAAACGCTCGACGGCTGGAACGGCAGCGCGCTGCTGCTCATCGAAAACCAAGCCGGCGAAGGGACGAGCATCGGCGCGACGATGGAAGAGCACGTCAGCATACGCCAATTGACCGCTTATCCGGAGAAAATCGGTTTTTGCCTCGATACGTGCCATCTGTTCGCGAGCGGAGTATGGAACGGCGACAACTGGCGGGAGCTGCTGGAGAACGGCCGCGCGATCGGTTATATGGAGCATTTGAAGGCGCTCCATTTGAACGATTCCGTGTACCCGACCGGGGCGCGCCGCGACCGGCACGCCAACATCGGCGCGGGAGCGATCGGGGCCGAACCGCTGGCCGAGCTGCTGCGTTCGAGCGAGTTCGCCGCGCTGCCGGTCGTGCTCGAGACGCCCGTCCCGGTCGAGTCTTCGCATCAAGCGGAAATCGAATTCGTCCGAACGCTCGCGTAA
- a CDS encoding ABC transporter ATP-binding protein: MIRLTDVAFIREERTILDGVNWQVEKGEHWALLGRNGSGKTTLLEIVNGYQFPSKGRVEVLGALYGRVDLREQRKRIGYISQSLFEKLTPRDPLWEAVATGESANLRFYERIPEELKERTYARLRQFGLERLADNPVGTLSQGERKKALLARALMGEPELLVLDEPCSGLDLYQREQYLEVVNDIAAETTLLYVTHHMEEIVPALTHVALLKDGRLTAAGPKREVLTEATIEEAYDVPVALEWEGERPWIRVKRR, encoded by the coding sequence ATGATTCGGCTGACGGACGTCGCGTTTATTCGCGAGGAACGGACGATTTTGGACGGAGTGAATTGGCAGGTCGAGAAGGGCGAGCATTGGGCGCTGCTCGGGCGGAACGGCTCGGGCAAGACGACGCTGCTCGAAATCGTGAACGGATATCAATTCCCGTCGAAGGGACGGGTCGAGGTGCTCGGCGCCTTGTACGGCAGGGTCGACTTGCGCGAACAGCGCAAGCGGATCGGATACATCAGCCAATCGCTGTTCGAGAAGCTGACGCCGCGAGATCCGCTGTGGGAAGCGGTCGCGACCGGAGAAAGCGCGAATTTGCGGTTTTATGAGCGTATTCCGGAGGAACTGAAGGAGCGCACCTATGCGCGGCTGCGGCAGTTCGGCCTCGAGCGGCTCGCCGACAACCCCGTCGGCACGCTGTCGCAGGGCGAACGGAAGAAGGCGCTGCTGGCGCGGGCGCTCATGGGCGAGCCCGAGCTGCTTGTGTTGGACGAGCCGTGCTCGGGTCTCGATTTATACCAGCGGGAGCAATATTTGGAGGTTGTGAACGACATCGCGGCGGAGACGACGCTGCTCTACGTCACGCACCATATGGAAGAAATCGTGCCGGCGCTCACGCATGTCGCGCTGCTGAAGGACGGCCGGCTGACGGCGGCGGGACCGAAGCGCGAGGTGCTCACCGAAGCGACGATCGAGGAAGCGTACGACGTGCCGGTCGCGCTGGAATGGGAGGGAGAACGTCCTTGGATTCGAGTGAAACGACGATAG
- a CDS encoding SAM-dependent methyltransferase, translated as MDSSETTIEQSSEGGSSTWIATSNRGFGKLAANELQRLFGRAKTQSLSPGDVFRFEVDVSREEAIRRIREQEPIFVRHVQPAMRVIPIGEDADELLAAIRSVVAEADAPLRGCKVAVQARKAEAPQTPKAPIQPIDVKRVADEALTNAHGAIPVVRDMEYVVSVYLAREAAYIGWSTPEENLSSWSGGAIHFRKEDADISRAKYKLMEAEDVFGIDFDRYHSALDVGAAPGGWSSFLLERGLRVTAVDPADMHPSLMREHGFTYLRKNAADVKFEPDSFDLLVSDMSWDPIRMAELVKRLLPSVSRDGLVLTTVKLMHGKAFATLREVTAVMEPEAKLVKAKQLFHNREELTCLWRKR; from the coding sequence TTGGATTCGAGTGAAACGACGATAGAACAAAGCTCCGAAGGCGGATCCAGTACGTGGATCGCGACGTCGAACCGCGGCTTCGGGAAACTGGCGGCGAACGAGCTGCAGCGGCTGTTCGGCCGCGCGAAGACGCAATCGCTGTCGCCGGGCGACGTGTTCCGGTTCGAGGTGGACGTCTCGAGAGAAGAGGCGATCCGGCGCATCCGCGAGCAGGAGCCGATTTTCGTTAGACATGTGCAGCCGGCGATGCGCGTGATTCCGATCGGCGAAGACGCGGACGAGCTGCTGGCCGCGATCCGCTCCGTCGTCGCGGAAGCCGACGCGCCGCTGCGCGGCTGCAAGGTCGCGGTGCAGGCGCGCAAGGCGGAGGCGCCCCAGACGCCGAAAGCGCCGATCCAGCCGATCGACGTGAAGCGCGTCGCCGACGAGGCGCTGACGAACGCGCACGGCGCCATTCCGGTCGTGCGCGACATGGAATACGTCGTGTCCGTCTATTTGGCGCGCGAAGCGGCATATATCGGTTGGTCGACGCCGGAAGAGAATCTGTCTTCGTGGTCGGGAGGCGCGATCCATTTCCGCAAGGAAGACGCCGACATCTCCCGCGCGAAATACAAGCTGATGGAAGCGGAAGACGTGTTCGGCATCGATTTCGACCGTTATCACAGCGCGCTGGACGTCGGGGCCGCGCCGGGCGGCTGGTCTTCGTTTCTGCTGGAGCGAGGGCTGCGCGTAACCGCGGTCGATCCGGCGGACATGCATCCGTCGCTCATGCGCGAGCACGGCTTTACGTATTTGCGCAAGAACGCCGCCGACGTCAAGTTCGAGCCGGATTCGTTCGACTTGCTCGTCAGCGACATGAGCTGGGACCCGATCCGGATGGCCGAGCTCGTGAAGCGGCTGCTGCCTTCGGTGTCGCGCGACGGGCTCGTCCTGACGACGGTGAAGCTGATGCACGGCAAAGCGTTCGCCACGCTGCGCGAGGTGACCGCCGTCATGGAGCCTGAAGCGAAGCTCGTCAAGGCGAAGCAGCTGTTCCACAACCGAGAAGAGCTGACGTGCTTGTGGCGGAAGCGGTAA
- a CDS encoding serine/threonine-protein kinase, with protein sequence MDEQDRTEPFRSGDVVGGRYRIVRRLGEGGMGRVYLADDLRLAGQQWALKWVPRDGRDPSQPEKEAAIMTSLKHPSLPRIVDYFSVDDAGHGCLVMDYLEGETLLQRSAAHAHALPWTTVVHYGAQLCDLLGYLHTLDSPIVFRDVKPSNVIVGPDDRVRLIDFGIARTYKEGKSSDTVHVGSVGFAAPELLAGRQTDHRADLYSLGSMLYFLLSGGQFYNFTKQPIEEWNDALPEGLTAALRRLLAEDPEERFPDAGAAKEALLASGGKAGAAGPAAASTSPPPASGRRCIVTVYGLFPKAGATFLAAAIARLASERRRRTSYVAFPWSESDGFLRMLAETKGSGGEWREGDAVWQVGFRETEAEGSFDVAMLYKTLFETKGEVAVFDVPSSAPPAAAEALFRVSDVVVAVAAPDPGGLRSVSAADNWRRLNACAGEGRVEWVANRMPEAVRLPDFFKLFSVRPAAVVPEFPYERNVGARWSGKLLIDEADVREQLADRLAPLLHRLAPETERPKKWKSSAKRWLAKKWSIDYNKDKFHP encoded by the coding sequence ATGGACGAACAGGATCGTACAGAACCGTTCCGCTCGGGCGACGTCGTCGGTGGGCGCTACCGGATCGTGCGCAGGCTCGGGGAAGGCGGCATGGGCCGCGTCTATTTGGCGGACGATTTGCGGCTCGCCGGACAGCAATGGGCGCTCAAATGGGTGCCGCGGGACGGCCGCGATCCGTCGCAGCCGGAGAAGGAAGCGGCGATCATGACGTCGCTGAAGCATCCTTCCTTGCCTCGGATCGTCGATTATTTCAGCGTCGACGACGCGGGCCACGGCTGTCTCGTCATGGACTATTTGGAAGGGGAGACGCTGCTGCAGCGCTCCGCCGCGCACGCTCACGCGCTGCCGTGGACGACGGTCGTGCATTACGGGGCGCAGCTTTGCGACCTTCTCGGCTATTTGCATACGCTCGACAGCCCGATCGTCTTCCGGGACGTCAAGCCGTCGAACGTCATCGTCGGTCCCGACGACCGCGTTCGTCTGATCGATTTCGGCATCGCCCGTACGTACAAAGAAGGGAAATCGTCGGATACGGTGCACGTCGGGTCGGTCGGCTTCGCCGCTCCGGAGCTGCTCGCGGGCCGGCAGACGGATCACCGCGCCGACCTGTACTCGCTCGGCAGCATGCTTTATTTTTTGCTGAGCGGAGGGCAATTTTACAATTTTACGAAGCAGCCGATCGAGGAGTGGAACGATGCGCTGCCGGAAGGATTGACGGCGGCGCTCCGGCGGCTGCTGGCGGAAGATCCGGAGGAACGGTTTCCGGACGCCGGCGCGGCGAAAGAGGCGCTGCTCGCGTCCGGAGGGAAGGCGGGCGCCGCGGGACCGGCCGCGGCCTCGACGTCGCCGCCGCCCGCTTCGGGGCGCCGGTGCATCGTAACGGTGTACGGATTGTTTCCGAAGGCGGGCGCGACGTTCCTCGCCGCGGCGATCGCGAGGCTGGCGTCCGAGCGGCGAAGGCGAACGTCGTACGTCGCCTTCCCCTGGTCGGAAAGCGACGGCTTTTTGCGCATGCTGGCCGAAACGAAGGGAAGCGGAGGCGAGTGGCGGGAAGGCGACGCGGTGTGGCAGGTCGGCTTTCGCGAGACGGAAGCGGAAGGCAGCTTCGACGTCGCTATGCTCTATAAGACATTGTTCGAGACGAAAGGCGAAGTCGCGGTGTTCGACGTGCCGTCATCGGCGCCTCCGGCGGCCGCGGAAGCGTTGTTCCGCGTGTCCGACGTCGTCGTCGCGGTAGCCGCTCCCGATCCGGGCGGCTTGCGCTCGGTGTCGGCGGCGGACAATTGGCGGCGGTTGAATGCCTGCGCCGGCGAAGGACGCGTCGAATGGGTCGCGAACCGGATGCCGGAGGCCGTTCGTTTGCCAGACTTCTTCAAGCTGTTTTCCGTGCGTCCGGCGGCGGTCGTGCCCGAATTTCCGTACGAGCGGAACGTCGGCGCGAGATGGAGCGGGAAGCTGCTGATCGACGAGGCGGACGTCCGCGAACAGCTGGCGGACCGATTGGCCCCGCTGCTTCATCGTTTGGCTCCCGAGACGGAACGGCCGAAAAAGTGGAAGTCTTCCGCCAAAAGGTGGCTTGCCAAAAAATGGTCGATCGACTATAATAAAGACAAATTTCATCCATAA
- a CDS encoding CpaF family protein — protein sequence MREIWSVESAALRLREEIRSELDFAAAVTEQTVRSLIERKAAEESRARKWTSEERLWVVERVLASFRGLDILEPLLNDADVTEIMVNGHEDVFYEKHGRISRYPHRFESRERLEDIIQSIVSRVNRTVNEASPIVDARLPDGSRVNVVLPPVSLKGPTLTIRKFPERPVTMERLLEWNAITPEAAHDLQQAVRDKTNIFISGGTGSGKTTMLNVLAQSIPDEERVITIEDSAELQLRTLTNVVSLETRTANTEGKGEITIRQLLRAALRMRPNRIIVGEVRGPEALDMLQAMNTGHEGSLSTGHANSIRDMLSRLETMAIGGADLPLEVIRKQIASAVHLVVHVSRMPDFTRKVTEIAAVEGLRGGEYVLRPAYVWKPDENGGKLCRIEQDLS from the coding sequence GTGCGCGAGATCTGGAGCGTAGAGTCGGCGGCGCTGCGGCTTCGGGAGGAAATTCGCTCTGAACTCGACTTCGCGGCCGCCGTAACGGAACAGACGGTACGGTCGCTGATCGAGCGGAAAGCGGCGGAAGAGAGCAGAGCGCGCAAATGGACGTCCGAGGAACGACTTTGGGTCGTGGAGCGCGTCCTGGCTTCCTTCCGGGGGCTGGACATACTCGAGCCGTTGTTGAACGACGCGGACGTGACGGAAATCATGGTCAACGGTCACGAGGATGTGTTTTACGAAAAGCACGGCCGGATCTCGAGGTACCCGCACCGGTTCGAAAGCCGGGAACGGCTGGAGGACATTATTCAGTCCATCGTTTCGAGAGTCAACCGCACGGTGAACGAAGCTTCCCCGATCGTGGACGCGAGGCTGCCCGACGGCTCGCGGGTGAACGTCGTGCTCCCCCCCGTCTCGCTGAAAGGGCCGACGCTGACGATTCGGAAGTTTCCGGAGCGGCCGGTGACGATGGAGCGGCTGCTCGAATGGAATGCGATTACGCCGGAAGCGGCGCACGATTTGCAGCAAGCGGTTAGGGACAAAACGAACATTTTCATCAGCGGCGGAACAGGGTCGGGGAAGACGACTATGCTGAACGTGCTGGCGCAATCGATTCCGGACGAGGAGAGGGTCATTACCATCGAGGATTCGGCGGAGCTCCAGCTTCGGACGCTGACGAACGTCGTGTCGTTGGAGACGCGCACCGCCAATACCGAGGGCAAAGGCGAAATTACGATTCGCCAGCTGCTTCGCGCCGCGCTGCGCATGAGGCCGAACCGGATCATCGTCGGAGAGGTACGGGGACCGGAAGCGCTCGATATGCTGCAGGCGATGAACACCGGGCACGAAGGCTCGCTGTCGACCGGTCACGCCAATTCGATTCGGGACATGCTGAGCCGGCTGGAGACGATGGCGATCGGCGGAGCCGACTTGCCGCTCGAAGTGATCCGCAAGCAGATCGCTTCCGCCGTTCACCTCGTCGTGCACGTTTCTCGAATGCCGGATTTCACGCGCAAGGTGACGGAGATCGCGGCGGTCGAAGGTTTGCGCGGGGGCGAGTACGTGCTTCGCCCGGCATACGTGTGGAAACCGGACGAGAACGGGGGGAAGCTTTGCCGAATTGAGCAGGATCTTAGCTAG
- a CDS encoding type II secretion system F family protein, whose amino-acid sequence MRSIWGRQLAGIPPAYRPGTIKLTLYAGAYAAAYASVGWLFFESGAMSALLACGGWYAAGKRAVRDVEHQKRTVASQFEQMLFSISSSLQAGKSIENAFRDVESDMHRLYAGGRPLLLKELEKLNRKVDTGIPAEEAIQQFQRNLAIDEIDSWADMVCTCKRTGGDLVQIMRQSSRSIIEKLNVERELAVLIAGKRFEAKALSVVPFLIVALFRYGSPEYMEPLYEGGGRAVMGAALALLGTGIALSERLMRIEA is encoded by the coding sequence ATGCGATCGATATGGGGCAGGCAGCTGGCCGGCATTCCGCCGGCGTATCGTCCCGGAACGATAAAGCTGACGTTGTACGCCGGCGCGTACGCGGCGGCGTATGCAAGCGTCGGGTGGCTGTTTTTCGAAAGCGGCGCGATGTCGGCGCTTCTCGCCTGCGGCGGATGGTATGCCGCAGGGAAGCGAGCCGTTAGAGACGTGGAACATCAGAAACGAACCGTCGCCTCGCAATTCGAGCAAATGTTGTTTTCGATTTCTTCGTCCCTGCAGGCCGGAAAATCGATCGAAAACGCCTTTCGAGACGTGGAGAGCGACATGCATCGGCTGTACGCGGGAGGCAGGCCGCTGCTGCTCAAAGAGCTGGAAAAGCTGAACCGCAAAGTAGACACCGGCATCCCGGCGGAGGAAGCGATCCAGCAGTTTCAACGTAACCTCGCCATTGACGAGATCGACAGCTGGGCGGATATGGTATGTACTTGCAAGCGCACCGGGGGCGATTTGGTCCAAATCATGAGACAATCGTCGCGATCCATCATCGAGAAGCTGAACGTGGAAAGAGAGCTCGCGGTTTTGATCGCCGGGAAACGTTTCGAAGCGAAGGCATTGTCCGTCGTTCCTTTCCTGATCGTCGCCTTATTCCGCTACGGATCTCCCGAATACATGGAGCCGCTCTACGAGGGGGGCGGAAGAGCCGTCATGGGCGCCGCTCTCGCCTTGCTCGGAACGGGCATCGCTCTCTCCGAACGGCTCATGCGGATCGAGGCGTAA
- a CDS encoding type II secretion system F family protein: MIRLRVYPLVIQYLPQLVRYCQLVSGASAQPQPAFRWTVVAFAWSSGGAAAAAVSLLAQADVSIVVLCACVAGGAPFALWSDVKRKAESKRRRIVSELPTFMHKLALLLSAGETLPQAWGRAGTPSAGKGGHPLYAELEKTAQDIRSGVSFPKALEDMHRRCGYPEIGALVTTVLMNYKRGGESFALALQDASRLFMERKQAAVRTKGEEASAKLLFPMILMLAAVLVIVAAPAVMMMQ, from the coding sequence GTGATTCGGTTAAGGGTGTATCCGTTGGTCATTCAATATTTGCCGCAGCTGGTGCGATATTGTCAGCTCGTCTCCGGTGCGAGCGCCCAGCCTCAACCGGCGTTCCGTTGGACGGTCGTCGCTTTCGCGTGGTCCTCCGGAGGGGCGGCGGCGGCGGCGGTATCGCTGCTCGCGCAGGCGGACGTTTCCATCGTCGTCCTCTGCGCATGCGTCGCGGGGGGAGCGCCGTTCGCGTTGTGGTCGGACGTAAAGCGCAAAGCGGAAAGCAAGCGCCGGCGCATCGTCTCCGAGCTGCCGACGTTCATGCACAAGCTGGCTTTGCTGCTGTCGGCGGGCGAGACGCTTCCGCAGGCGTGGGGGCGGGCCGGAACGCCGAGCGCCGGGAAAGGAGGACATCCGCTGTACGCCGAGCTCGAGAAGACCGCTCAGGACATCCGGTCAGGGGTGTCGTTCCCGAAAGCGCTCGAAGACATGCACCGCCGCTGCGGCTATCCCGAAATCGGAGCGCTGGTAACGACCGTGCTCATGAATTATAAGCGCGGCGGGGAATCGTTCGCGCTGGCGCTGCAGGACGCTTCCAGATTGTTTATGGAACGAAAACAAGCCGCAGTACGAACGAAGGGCGAGGAAGCTTCCGCAAAATTGCTGTTTCCGATGATTCTTATGCTGGCGGCCGTACTCGTCATCGTGGCGGCTCCCGCCGTCATGATGATGCAATAA
- a CDS encoding Flp1 family type IVb pilin: MKTKLWNEAKALWKDESGVGTLEILLIIAVVLVIAIAFRKWIMEWINNLFQNTNDNVTDTLNENTIELPN; this comes from the coding sequence ATGAAAACGAAACTGTGGAACGAAGCAAAGGCGTTGTGGAAAGACGAGAGCGGCGTCGGCACGCTGGAAATTCTGTTAATCATCGCCGTCGTGCTCGTGATCGCGATCGCGTTTCGGAAGTGGATTATGGAATGGATTAATAACTTGTTTCAGAATACGAACGACAACGTCACCGACACGTTGAATGAGAATACGATCGAGTTGCCGAATTGA
- a CDS encoding A24 family peptidase, translated as MSEPMIGFLLFAAVSTLWDARTRRLPNGLAAVGCLAALIAHGFGVTGNGVIFAAAGAAAGLLLALPLYALKAVGGGDVKWFGAAGAFVGTKAVVWLLAGAVIASGAAALVCMAASPRFRGSVVDYVRGLLLGVVLRERTRLPEPAAKFPFMLSVWPAIAAVFLWTD; from the coding sequence ATGAGCGAGCCGATGATCGGATTTCTGCTTTTCGCCGCCGTATCGACTCTCTGGGACGCTCGTACCCGGAGGCTGCCGAACGGACTCGCCGCCGTCGGATGCTTGGCCGCGCTGATCGCGCATGGGTTCGGCGTTACAGGGAACGGCGTTATATTCGCTGCTGCGGGGGCCGCCGCCGGCTTGCTGCTAGCGCTGCCGCTGTACGCGCTCAAAGCCGTCGGCGGGGGCGACGTCAAATGGTTCGGTGCGGCCGGAGCGTTCGTCGGAACGAAAGCGGTCGTTTGGCTATTGGCGGGGGCGGTGATCGCGTCGGGTGCGGCGGCGCTCGTTTGCATGGCGGCTTCGCCGCGCTTTCGGGGAAGCGTAGTCGACTACGTCCGCGGACTGCTTTTAGGCGTCGTACTTCGCGAACGAACGCGTCTTCCGGAGCCCGCAGCGAAGTTCCCGTTTATGCTCTCCGTATGGCCAGCCATCGCCGCCGTGTTTCTTTGGACCGATTGA